From Helicoverpa armigera isolate CAAS_96S chromosome 19, ASM3070526v1, whole genome shotgun sequence, one genomic window encodes:
- the LOC126055522 gene encoding uncharacterized protein LOC126055522: MGSPVSPIVADIFMEDFEERALQSAPITPKFYKRYVDDTFTILPSDKVTAFLNHLNSINPKIQFTMESEANNSLAFLDVLVIRNPNNTLSHTVYRKKTHTDKYLHGESHHHPTQLSTVGKSLFQRARGICDEQHLGAELQHVKQVLHDNKLRVPRPRRRTRVKPATVERLPAVLPYIRGVTDKIGYILKRASIKTYFKPLKKISQFLPPVKCHIPLQDAGVYKLECDCGLSYIGQTKRSIGTRVKEHIADVKHRRSRQSAVCEHTLDKAQHYIRFDKPQVLAKENRFLPRMIREAIEIKKHPNFNREDGWVIPPAWNPIIETIKSKSKPTTARPKDTVSSFCVNRIVNNN; encoded by the coding sequence ATGGGCTCCCCAGTATCTCCCATTGTTGCTGATATCTTCATGGAGGATTTTGAGGAGCGAGCCCTGCAATCTGCACCCATAACACCCAAATTCTACAAGCGGTACGTAGATGATACTTTCACAATACTACCATCTGACAAAGTCACAgcatttttaaatcatcttaaCTCCATAAACCCCAAAATTCAATTCACTATGGAGTCAGAGGCAAACAACTCCTTAGCTTTCTTAGATGTTTTGGTTATCCGTAACCCTAATAACACCTTGAGTCACACTGTGTATCGGAAGAAAACCCATACAGACAAATACCTTCATGGTGAGTCCCACCACCACCCAACACAGTTATCTACCGTTGGTAAATCATTGTTTCAGAGAGCACGTGGGATCTGCGATGAACAACACCTGGGTGCTGAGCttcaacatgttaagcaagtactgcacgacaacaagctccgagtaccgcgccctcgtcgcagaacccgcgtgaaaccagccacagttgagcgtctacctgctgttcttccatacataagaggagtcacagacaagattggctacatcttgaagcgagcttcaatcaaaacctacttcaagccgctgaagaagattagtcaattcttaccacctgtcaagtgtcacatacctctacaagatgcgggtgtatacaagcttgaatgtgattgtggtctctcttacataggccaaactaaaagaagcatagggacccgcgtaaaagaacacatcgccgatgtcaaacaccgccgttccagacagtcagcagtttgtgaacacacactagacaaggcccagcattacatcagatttgataaaccacaagtccttgcaaaagaaaaccgattcctacctaggatgattcgcgaggctattgaaattaaaaaacatccaaatttcaatagagaagatggctgggtcataccacctgcttggaatcccatcatagaaactattaaatcaaaatccaagcctacaactgctcgacctaaggatacagttagctcgttttgcgtgaatcggattgtcaataataattaa
- the LOC135118243 gene encoding uncharacterized protein LOC135118243, with protein CYTIHLRVEHHLGAELQHVKQVLHDNKLRVPRPRRRTRVKPATVERLPAVLPYIRGVTDKIGYILKRASIKTYFKPLKKISQFLPPVKCHIPLQDAGVYKLECDCGLSYIGQTKRSIGTRVKEHIADVKHRRSRQSAVCEHTLDKAQHYIRFDKPQVLAKENRFLPRMIREAIEIKKHPNFNREDGWVIPPAWNPIIETIKSKSKPTTARPKDTVSSFCVNRIVNNN; from the coding sequence TGCTACACCATCCACTTGCGTGTAGAACACCACCTGGGTGCTGAGCttcaacatgttaagcaagtactgcacgacaacaagctccgagtaccgcgccctcgtcgcagaacccgcgtgaaaccagccacagttgagcgtctacctgctgttcttccatacataagaggagtcacagacaagattggctacatcttgaagcgagcttcaatcaaaacctacttcaagccgctgaagaagattagtcaattcttaccacctgtcaagtgtcacatacctctacaagatgcgggtgtatacaagcttgaatgtgattgtggtctctcttacataggccaaactaaaagaagcatagggacccgcgtaaaagaacacatcgccgatgtcaaacaccgccgttccagacagtcagcagtttgtgaacacacactagacaaggcccagcattacatcagatttgataaaccacaagtccttgcaaaagaaaaccgattcctacctaggatgattcgcgaggctattgaaattaaaaaacatccaaatttcaatagagaagatggctgggtcataccacctgcttggaatcccatcatagaaactattaaatcaaaatccaagcctacaactgctcgacctaaggatacagttagctcgttttgcgtgaatcggattgtcaataataattaa
- the LOC110380315 gene encoding putative nuclease HARBI1, translating to MDTLDSIEAVFAVVDNIDDNILEEIEVAEPRNPKVYFRDVDPFHDYSEDCFKKRFRFTKSVVRHVILPRIEDTLQSETQRGLPLTPLCQLLTALRFHATGSFQIVCGDIMHISQSTVCNIVKRVSRALALLMPDFIKFPANLRKTKDDFENLGCIGRAPGLKNIVGAIDCTHIKITRPRGILHTEQYRNRKGYFSLNVQVVGGPNLMIYDIVVRWAASTHDSRIYRNSRLNIRLCNNEIDGVLLADGGYPCTT from the coding sequence atggaCACTTTGGATAGTATCGAAGCGGTTTTTGCTGTTGTAGACAATATAGATGATAATATATTAGAGGAGATAGAAGTTGCTGAACCTAGAAATCCCAAAGTTTACTTTCGTGATGTGGATCCATTTCATGACTATTCGgaagattgttttaaaaagagatttcgTTTCACCAAAAGTGTTGTGAGACATGTTATTTTACCGAGAATTGAAGACACTTTACAATCAGAGACACAAAGAGGGCTTCCTTTAACTCCACTGTGTCAGTTGCTAACTGCTTTACGTTTTCATGCCACTGGAAGCTTTCAGATTGTATGTGGAGATATCATGCATATTTCTCAATCGACAGTGTGTAATATAGTGAAGAGAGTTAGTAGAGCATTGGCATTGCTAATGCCAGATTTTATCAAGTTTCCTGCAAATTTGAGGAAAACAAAGGATGATTTCGAAAACCTTGGTTGCATTGGCAGAGCACCTGGACTGAAAAATATTGTAGGAGCAATCGATTGCACCCACATTAAAATCACCAGGCCTAGAGGTATTCTTCATACAGAGCAGTACCGGAACAGAAAaggatatttttcattgaatgtGCAAGTAGTTGGTGGCCCTAATTTGATGATATATGATATAGTAGTACGTTGGGCTGCCAGTACACATGATAGCCGAATTTATAGAAACTCGCGTTTAAATATAAGGTTATGCAATAATGAAATTGATGGGGTGTTACTTGCTGATGGAGGATATCCTTGCACTACCTAG
- the LOC135118244 gene encoding uncharacterized protein LOC135118244 gives MPNEAIPESSQTSDVERHTETENAPTKSQLPEASIEEAPPPQLQDLASEASMPSPSEPARKKKRHNPKKTQPQEDSADIMLAEALECLQKSSIDITDPYSSFGRHIANELRKYDPHTLANVKNAINNIIFEADIGKYAQQQINTGYYTQQYSNSSTMDSSGTSSSASHTATSSHAITPSPDANVGFETITEL, from the exons ATGCCGAAT gAGGCAATACCGGAATCTTCACAAACTTCTGACGTAGAGAGACACACAGAGACTGAAAACGCTCCGACCAAGTCGCAATTGCCGGAGGCTAGCATCGAGGAAGCGCCACCACCACAACTACAAGACCTAGCCTCGGAAGCTAGCATGCCTTCACCATCAGAACCTGCtcgtaaaaaaaaacgacaTAATCCAAAGAAAACGCAGCCACAGGAAGATTCGGCAGATATCATGCTCGCAGAAGCCCTTGAATGCTTGCAAAAGTCTTCGATCGACATCACCGATCCATACTCTTCATTTGGAAGACACATAGCCAACGAGCTAAGAAAATATGATCCGCACACATTAGCGAATGTTAAGAACGctatcaataatataatttttgaagCCGATATAGGGAAATACGCGCAACAACAAATTAATACAGGATACTATACACAGCAGTACAGTAATTCCTCTACAATGGACTCATCTGGCACTTCATCATCAGCATCACATACCGCTACGTCTTCTCATGCCATTACACCATCACCAGATGCCAATGTTGGATTCGAAACTATCActgaattgtaa